In the genome of Natronomonas salina, the window GCGCTCTCGGTCGGCGGCATCATGGACAACGTCGCCCACGTCGCCCACCTCGTCGGCCTGCTCATCGGCCTCTGGTACGGCCAGCGCGTCAAGGACCGCATCGGACGCGGTCCCCAGCGCCTCCAGCTCGGCGGCGGCCGCGGTCCCGGCGGCCCGGGCGGCCCCGGTGGCCCCGGGCGACCCTGACGATGGAGGTCGTCCACCCGCGCTTCCTCCCCGACGGCTCGCTCTCCCGGGAGGAGATGGAGGCGATGCAGCACGAGATCGGCGACGTCGCCGTCTTCGAGGACGACCTCGACTTCGCGGCGACGGACATCCCCTTCGAGGACGTCCTCGTCGCCGGCGTCGACCAGGCGTTCCTCGACGAGCGCGCCCTCTCGGCGGTCGTCGTCCTGAAGAACGGCAACGTCGTCGAGCGCGCCCACGCCGTGACCGACCTCTCGATCCCCTACATCCCCGGGCTGCTCTCCTTCCGCGAGGGCGAGCCCATCGTCGCGGCGCTTGAGGCCCTCGAGACCGACCCCGACCTCCTGCTGCTGGACGGCAGCGGGCGCATCCACTT includes:
- a CDS encoding endonuclease V; this translates as MEVVHPRFLPDGSLSREEMEAMQHEIGDVAVFEDDLDFAATDIPFEDVLVAGVDQAFLDERALSAVVVLKNGNVVERAHAVTDLSIPYIPGLLSFREGEPIVAALEALETDPDLLLLDGSGRIHFREAGIATHVGVLFDTPSVGVAKSLLCGTPVGPTDGLSQGTRVAVEADDSMTAPDGEVVGYAYQSRQYPDSRSINPLYVSPGHRVSAGTAVDCVEACGGEYKLPRPTRLADKYADDLKDDL